A window of the Eubalaena glacialis isolate mEubGla1 chromosome 9, mEubGla1.1.hap2.+ XY, whole genome shotgun sequence genome harbors these coding sequences:
- the EXOSC3 gene encoding exosome complex component RRP40 isoform X1, which produces MAEAGAVVAESLAGYRARAARAVLEQVVLPGEELLLPEQEDGEGPGGAGERPLRLNAGARSRGRVVCGPGLRRCGDRLLVTKCGRLRHKEPGSGSGGGVYWVDSQQKRYVPVKGDHVIGIVTAKSGDIFKVDVGGSEPASLSYLAFEGATKRNRPNVQVGDLIYGQFVVANKDMEPEMVCIDSCGRASGMGVIGQDGLLFKVTLGLIRRLLAPDCEILQEVGKLYPLEIVFGMNGRIWVKAKTIQQTLILANILEACEHMTADQRKQIFSRLAES; this is translated from the exons ATGGCTGAGGCGGGGGCTGTTGTTGCGGAATCCCTGGCGGGCTACAGGGCTCGGGCGGCGCGTGCGGTGCTAGAGCAGGTGGTGCTCCCGGGTGAGGAGCTGCTACTGCCTGAACAGGAGGACGGAGAAGGCCCAGGAGGTGCAGGGGAGCGACCGCTGCGCCTGAACGCCGGGGCGCGCTCCCGGGGGCGCGTGGTGTGCGGCCCGGGCTTGCGGCGCTGCGGCGACCGGCTGCTGGTCACCAAGTGCGGCCGCCTCCGTCACAAGGAGCCCGGCAGTGGCAGCGGCGGTGGCGTTTACTGGGTGGACTCGCAGCAGAAGCGG TATGTCCCAGTGAAAGGAGACCATGTGATTGGCATAGTGACAGCTAAGTCTGGAGATATATTCAAAGTGGATGTTGGAGGGAGTGAGCCAGCTTCTTTGTCTTACTTGGCATTTGAAGGTGCAACTAAAAGAAACAGACCAAATGTGCAG GTTGGAGATCTCATCTATGGCCAGTTTGTGGTTGCTAATAAAGATATGGAACCAGAGATGGTCTGTATTGACAGCTGTGGACGAGCCAGTGGAATGGGTGTGATTGGACAGGATGGTCTGCTTTTTAAAGTGACTTTGGGCTTAATTAGAAG GCTGCTAGCTCCAGACTGTGAAATCCTACAAGAAGTGGGAAAACTCTACCCACTGGAGATAGTATTTGGAATGAATGGAAGAATATGGGTTAAGGCAAAAACCATTCAGCAGACTTTGATTTTGGCAAACATTTTAGAAGCTTGTGAACACATGACAGCAgatcaaagaaaacaaatcttCTCCAGATTGGCAGAAAGTTGA
- the EXOSC3 gene encoding exosome complex component RRP40 isoform X2 produces MAEAGAVVAESLAGYRARAARAVLEQVVLPGEELLLPEQEDGEGPGGAGERPLRLNAGARSRGRVVCGPGLRRCGDRLLVTKCGRLRHKEPGSGSGGGVYWVDSQQKRVGDLIYGQFVVANKDMEPEMVCIDSCGRASGMGVIGQDGLLFKVTLGLIRRLLAPDCEILQEVGKLYPLEIVFGMNGRIWVKAKTIQQTLILANILEACEHMTADQRKQIFSRLAES; encoded by the exons ATGGCTGAGGCGGGGGCTGTTGTTGCGGAATCCCTGGCGGGCTACAGGGCTCGGGCGGCGCGTGCGGTGCTAGAGCAGGTGGTGCTCCCGGGTGAGGAGCTGCTACTGCCTGAACAGGAGGACGGAGAAGGCCCAGGAGGTGCAGGGGAGCGACCGCTGCGCCTGAACGCCGGGGCGCGCTCCCGGGGGCGCGTGGTGTGCGGCCCGGGCTTGCGGCGCTGCGGCGACCGGCTGCTGGTCACCAAGTGCGGCCGCCTCCGTCACAAGGAGCCCGGCAGTGGCAGCGGCGGTGGCGTTTACTGGGTGGACTCGCAGCAGAAGCGG GTTGGAGATCTCATCTATGGCCAGTTTGTGGTTGCTAATAAAGATATGGAACCAGAGATGGTCTGTATTGACAGCTGTGGACGAGCCAGTGGAATGGGTGTGATTGGACAGGATGGTCTGCTTTTTAAAGTGACTTTGGGCTTAATTAGAAG GCTGCTAGCTCCAGACTGTGAAATCCTACAAGAAGTGGGAAAACTCTACCCACTGGAGATAGTATTTGGAATGAATGGAAGAATATGGGTTAAGGCAAAAACCATTCAGCAGACTTTGATTTTGGCAAACATTTTAGAAGCTTGTGAACACATGACAGCAgatcaaagaaaacaaatcttCTCCAGATTGGCAGAAAGTTGA
- the TRMT10B gene encoding tRNA methyltransferase 10 homolog B, whose translation MDWKLEGSAQKTESHVLQEQEVTLEDTGEDGISESFQLLQIDVECEHREEMTLPTSNAVWRSQNVQRKQRHWEKVVAAKKSKRKQEKERRKANRAENSGIYPQHSKRFLRSLTKERLLEAKHSGPRLCIDLSMTHHMSKKELSRLAGQIRRLYGSNKKADRPFWICLTGFTTDSPLYEECLRMNDGFSSYLLDITEEDCFSLFPLETLVYLTPDSEHALEDVDLNKVYILGGLVDESIQKKVTFQKAQEHSVKTARLPIQEYMVRRQNGKNYHSEILAINQVFDILSTYFETQNWPEALTKGVSSRKGYALQNSVE comes from the exons ATGGACTGGAAGTTAGAAGGGAGCGCTCagaaaacagagtcacacgtgCTGCAGGAGCAAGAAGTCACCCTAGAGGACACAGGTGAAGATGGCATCTCTGAAAGCTTCCAGCTTCTACAGATTGACGTGGAATGTGAGCATCGAGAAGAGATGACCCTGCCTACAAGCAATGCAGTGTGGCGCTCG CAAAATGTCCAAAGAAAACAGAGACACTGGGAAAAGGTAGTTGCAgcaaagaagagtaaaagaaaacaagagaaagaaagaagaaaagccaaCCGTGCAGAAAATTCAG GCATCTACCCCCAGCACAGCAAACGTTTTCTGAGATCCTTAACCAAGGAAAGACTTTTGGAAGCCAAACACTCAGGACCAAGACTCTGTATCGATTTGAGTATGACCCACCACATGTCTAAGAAG GAATTAAGTAGACTGGCTGGACAGATCCGAAGGTTGTATGGTTCAAATAAAAAAGCTGACAGGCCATTTTGGATCTGCCTCACTGGATTCACCACAGACAGTCCCCTGTATGAAGAGTGTTTGAGGATGAATGATGGATTTTCTAGTTATCTG CTAGACATAACAGAAGAAGACTGCTTTAGTTTATTTCCTCTGGAAACCCTTGTGTACCTGACTCCTGACTCAGAACATG CTCTTGAAGATGTTGATCTAAACAAAGTTTACATCCTTGGTGGACTTGTGGACGAAAGCATTCAGAAG AAGGTGACATTTCAAAAGGCCCAAGAACACTCTGTCAAGACCGCTCGCTTACCAATCCAGGAATACATGGTCAGACGCCAGAATGGGAAAAACTATCATTCAGAGATACTGGCCATCAATCAAG TGTTTGATATCCTGTCCACTTACTTTGAGACTCAAAACTGGCCTGAAGCATTGACGAAAGGAGTTTCTTCCAGAAAAGGCTATGCTCTTCAGAACTCAGTGGAATGA
- the FRMPD1 gene encoding FERM and PDZ domain-containing protein 1, whose protein sequence is MEVLETSLFQTRKAHRIEQMVARWLRRSRDSSARAKDAAADGPPGIPTQTIIPVKHTVKIDKDDLLQDYGFHISETLPLTVVAVTAEGSAHGKLFPGDQILQMNNEPAEDLSCERAVDILREAEDSLSITVVRCTSGVPKSSFLTEEKRARLKTNPVKVHFAEEVLVSGHSQGNSLLCMPNVLKVYLENGQTKAFKFEAHTTVKDIILTVKEKLSIRSMEYFALALEEQYNISRLHLLHEEELIQQVVQREESHDYRCLFRVCFVPKDPLDLLKEDPVAFEYLYLQSCSDVLQERFAVEMKCSSALRLAALHIQERIYACAQPQKISLKYIEKDWGIENFISPTLLRNMKGKDIKKAINFHMKRNQNLLEPRQKQLISAAQLRLNYLQILGELKTYGGKIFNATLMLQDRESYIALLVGAKYGISHIINSKLNIMSMLAEFANISRVELTEESEKVSMVKVHLQDIKVLTLLLESNSAKDLACLIAGYYRLYVDPVTSVFLWPGNKQQVHRVSAEEGYESRACSDSEESSEVDCVLEPLSDRHLLKLGPCRPLVEEEQPPGDGSTPEVAGKGPSACGASSKTDSAESEASDSANTESRGCRTSGSSESMDALEEDDLDACSSSRSGFFHLGSVGFPENLDSDSQEERSRIETSGFLCLLDLAQRANPECQKTEFSESPAPETFSWGPELSAVRLDPRMYEGSQIDYYNLCTNVSPASHLSDSSDSTASRQGRGLAAWAQQGGPEAQPSSMLQALAPCLPLALEDGSSDEEYYDAADKLTPPDAFSGLRAASAADTSATSSQNKASTCSPEDSLNPGPGGRQPSRRGGVKKYAKTLRKRRSFLQTDYTCQVSFPLMPSASLESVDDVCYYDREPYLALSAPSPTVSCLQDVQGEPGLLETKALGLLAPLRETKSKNPASRAMEMEPETMETKSVIDSRVFSISAIRLRIDPSHKENSGIAPLTASVASSPANTPHSPNPGSSGPDTAQLGLPQTSSPFQDSDGSAPRELAMELGDCTSSLSSADLNPDRICLTISPGPHNISQGDTLELGGVQIERGLGSLFTNHMQETVPQDTGSLLSPRDRPRSGECGINSEEKMASFPTKEEQQGQLSLEHDREVTNKNGTNLFRDESEKDPGDPKGDVLNAVPQTIGVSAPAGGMVASLSLETPVTRTEQTPPHSPRDPQGQSRETPGQACQAQEQKLLAELDLDPGFLLRDQTISSAFPLEEVKAEPPNHVIGEDTTPRDTPQQVCLNPGPSLPEPLPCSQEEPHLEGSNRCSLPESKDKSPSMCLPNEKSFLCFAPESYPKVSASLRTATSSGFAGVNETVAPRTGMEQCSCQFSYATCFRGLQPETEEEDRGLEAHPTAPLTSPPSAGGQLALPWRPARAHSCSTEPLSRNSHIWPEYCARALRQLKAAPASTPEGFVQLTESLLELQDILEASWGNGNTHPSEKCTWHFSESRSRLCMGSQKLLLSCQHVIRMDQSPEEMQGAVRDTFQHLVQLAGLCFQFTACSRCSARHREAAGNLRDVVYTYHQFVEAAKLTCERGYHDLSVKLLAHQCTALTAAVFCLTQKFWVSTAL, encoded by the exons GGAGTCCCCAAGTCCTCCTTCCTAACGGAGGAGAAGCGAGCCAGGCTGAAGACCAACCCCGTGAAGGTGCACTTTGCAGAGGAAGTGCTCGTCAGCGGACACAGCCAG GGTAATTCTCTGCTGTGTATGCCCAACGTGCTCAAGGTGTACTTGGAGAATGGACAGACCAAAGCTTTCAAGTTTGAGGCACACACGACTGTGAAG GACATCATCCTCACGGTGAAGGAGAAGCTGTCGATCCGAAGTATGGAGTACTTTGCGCTGGCCCTGGAGGAGCAGTACAACATCTCACGGCTGCACCTGCTGCACGAGGAGGAGCTCATCCAGCAG GTGGTACAAAGGGAAGAGTCACATGACTACCGCTGCCTCTTCAGGGTGTGTTTTGTTCCCAAGGACCCCCTGGACCTCCTGAAAGAAGACCCCGTAGCCTTTGAATACCTCTATCTGCAG AGCTGCAGCGATGTGCTCCAGGAGCGCTTTGCCGTGGAAATGAAATGCAGCTCTGCGCTCCGGCTCGCGGCCCTGCACATCCAGGAGCGGATCTACGCATGTGCCCAGCCACAGAAGATCTCTTTGAAATACATAGA GAAGGATTGGGGAATAGAGAACTTTATATCTCCAACTTTGCTACgaaacatgaaaggaaaagaCATCAAGAAAGCCATTAACTTCCACATGAAGAGGAACCAGAATTTGCTGGAACCCAGACAGAAG CAACTTATTTCTGCTGCCCAGCTACGTTTAAATTACCTACAGATCCTTGGGGAACTCAAGACATACGGTGGGAAAATCTTTAATGCTACTTTAATG TTACAGGATAGAGAATCCTACATTGCCCTTCTAGTTGGAGCCAAGTATGGCATTAGCCACATTATCAACAGCAAACTCAACATCATGTCCATGTTGGCAGAGTTTGCAAACATCAGTCGTGTAGAGCTGACAGAAGAGTCTGAGAAAGTGAGCATGGTCAAAGTGCATCTTCAGGACATCAAG GTTCTGACTTTGCTGCTGGAATCCAACAGTGCAAAAGACCTAGCCTGCCTGATTGCTGGGTACTACAGGCTATATGTCGACCCAGTTACCTCCGTTTTCCTCTGGCCGGGAAACAAACAACAGGTGCACCGGGTATCCGCTGAAGAAG GCTACGAATCCAGGGCATGCAGTGACTCCGAGGAGTCCTCTGAAGTGGACTGCGTGTTGGAACCCCTCTCTGACAGACACCTGCTGAAGCTGGGCCCCTGCAGACCACTTGTAGAAGAGGAGCAGCCTCCTGGGGACGGCTCCACGCCTGAGGTGGCCGGGAAAGGCCCAAGCGCCTGCGGGGCCAGCAGCAAAACAGACAGTGCTGAGTCGGAGGCATCGGACTCGGCCAACACTGAGAGCCGAGGCTGCAGAACCAGTGGCTCGAGCGAGTCCATGGATGCCCTGGAAGAGGATGACCTGGACGCCTGCTCCTCCAGCAGGTCCGGCTTCTTCCACCTGGGCTCAGTAGGCTTCCCAGAGAATCTTGATTCTGACAGCCAAGAGGAGAGAAGCAGGATCGAAACCAGTGGCTTTCTCTGTCTCCTGGACCTGGCTCAGAGAGCCAACCCTGAGTGCCAGAAGACAGAGTTTTCTGAGAGTCCCGCTCCTGAGACCTTCAGCTGGGGACCGGAACTGAGCGCGGTCAGGCTGGACCCCAGGATGTACGAGGGCAGCCAGATTGACTACTACAACCTGTGCACCAATGTCTCCCCCGCCAGCCACCTGAGCGACAGCTCGGACAGCACAGCTTCCCGGCAGGGTCGGGGCCTGGCAGCCTGGGCCCAGCAGGGCGGGCCTGAGGCCCAGCCCAGCTCCATGCTGCAAGCACTGGCCCCGTGCCTGCCGCTGGCCTTGGAGGATGGCAGTTCAGATGAGGAATACTATGATGCAGCTGACAAGCTCACACCCCCAGATGCCTTCTCAG GGCTCAGAGCTGCTTCTGCTGCAGACACCAGTGCCACAAGCTCACAGAATAAGGCCAGCACTTGCAGCCCTGAGGACAGCCTGAATCCTGGGCCAGGTGGAAGACAGCCAAGCAGACGGGGAGGGGTGAAGAAGTATGCCAAGACCCTGAGGAAAAGAAGGTCTTTCCTACAGACCGACTACACCTGTCAGGTCTCATTTCCCCTGATGCCATCAGCCTCCCTGGAGAGCGTGGACGACGTGTGCTACTATGACCGGGAGCCCTACCTGGCCCTCAGTGCACCCTCCCCAACTGTGTCCTGTCTGCAAGATGTGCAGGGTGAGCCTGGCCTCCTGGAGACcaaggccctggggctgctggctCCCCTGAGGGAGACCAAGAGCAAAAACCCAGCCTCCCGGGCCATGGAGATGGAGCCTGAGACCATGGAAACCAAGTCGGTCATCGACTCTCgagtgttttctatttctgccatTCGCCTCCGGATTGACCCCAGCCATAAAGAGAATTCTGGGATTGCCCCTCTGACCGCCAGTGTTGCCAGTTCCCCAGCAAACACTCCTCACAGTCCCAACCCAGGCTCATCTGGCCCAGATACGGCTCAGCTAGGGCTTCCCCAGACCTCATCTCCATTTCAGGACTCGGATGGCAGTGCCCCCCGAGAACTTGCCATGGAGCTTGGGGACTGcacctcctccctctccagtGCTGACTTGAACCCAGACAGAATCTGCCTGACCATCAGCCCAGGGCCACATAATATCTCTCAAGGAGACACACTAGAGCTGGGAGGAGTCCAGATAGAAAGAGGACTGGGATCTCTGTTTACAAATCATATGCAAGAAACTGtcccccaggacacagggtctcTGTTGTCTCCTCGAGACAGGCCTAGAAGTGGTGAATGTGGAATAAATTCAGAAGAGAAGATGGCTTCTTTCCCTACGAAGGAGGAGCAGCAAGGACAACTATCTTTGGAACATGATAGAGAAGTTACAAACAAAAATGGCACCAACCTATTTCGTGATGAATCTGAGAAGGATCCAGGTGACCCCAAGGGTGACGTGTTGAATGCTGTTCCACAGACTATTGGTGTCAGTGCTCCAGCTGGTGGCATGGTAGCCTCCCTCTCCTTGGAGACTCCTGTAACAAGGACTGAACAGACCCCACCACATTCCCCCAGAGACCCCCAAGGACAAAGCAGAGAAACCCCAGGCCAAGCCTGCCAGGCCCAAGAACAAAAACTATTGGCAGAGCTGGATTTAGACCCGGGTTTCTTGCTTAGGGACCAGACCATTTCATCAGCTTTCCCTCTGGAGGAGGTCAAGGCAGAGCCACCTAACCATGTGATAGGGGAAGATACCACCCCTAGGGACACTCCTCAGCAGGTCTGTTTGAATCCAGGGCCTTCTCTGCCAGAGCCACTACCGTGTTCCCAAGAGGAGCCCCACTTAGAAGGTTCAAATCGTTGTTCACTGCCAGAAAGCAAAGACAAAAGCCCTAGCATGTGCCTTCCTAATGAGAAGTCTTTCCTGTGCTTTGCCCCAGAAAGCTATCCTAAAGTTTCTGCCAGTCTCAGGACGGCCACATCTTCGGGGTTTGCAGGCGTGAATGAGACTGTGGCCCCTAGGACTGGGATGGAGCAGTGCAGCTGCCAGTTCTCCTATGCCACGTGCTTCCGTGGCCTGCAGCCAGAGACGGAGGAGGAAGACAGGGGCCTGGAAGCACACCCCACAGCCCCCCTCACCTCGCCACCCTCTGCAGGAGGCCAGCTGGCCCTGCCCTGGAGGCCTGCCCGGGCCCACAGCTGCAGCACTGAGCCCCTGTCGAGGAACAGCCACATCTGGCCAGAGTACTGCGCCAGGGCTCTGAGACAGCTGAAAGCTGCCCCTGCCAGCACCCCCGAGGGCTTCGTCCAACTCACGGAGAGCTTGCTGGAATTACAGGACATTTTAGAAGCTTCCTGGGGAAATGGGAACACGCACCCTTCCGAGAAGTGCACCTGGCACTTTTCTGAAAGCCGGAGCCGCCTCTGCATGGGCTCCCAAAAGCTCCTGTTGAGCTGTCAGCACGTGATCAGAATGGACCAGTCCCCCGAGGAGATGCAGGGTGCTGTGCGCGACACCTTCCAGCACCTGGTCCAGCTGGCCGGCCTGTGCTTCCAGTTCACAGCCTGCAGCCGCTGCTCCGCCCGACACAGAGAGGCAGCGGGGAACCTGAGGGATGTGGTGTACACCTACCACCAGTTTGTGGAGGCCGCTAAGCTGACCTGCGAGAGAGGCTACCATGACCTGAGTGTGAAACTCTTGGCCCATCAGTGTACGGCCCTCACAGCCGCTGTATTCTGTTTAACCCAGAAGTTCTGGGTCTCCACTGCCCTGTGA